The stretch of DNA GCATGAAAACATGAAAACAtgaatattaaaaataaacgTGTTTGGACCACGCATATTCTCTATGGAGCAAGTCTAACAATCTCCCAATTAGGGTCTTCcttcttttctcttctgTATGTAATACGATCATGCAATCTACTCAAACCTCCTTGCCAAAATTCAACCTCTAAAGGTTCTATTCTTATTCCTCCCCAATAGTCTGGACATGGTATTTCGTGGTCCTGCAAATCTTTAAATTTGTCGTTATATTTATCTTTAATTTGATCCAAGTCGTCTCGAGATTGGACTACTGAACTTTGGGGACTAGCCCATGCTCCAATTTTCGATCCTCTTGGACGAGTATTAAAGTATCTTTCCGAAGTTTCTCTTGTCACATGTTCCATAATACCTTCCACTCTAACTTGTCTTTGTACATGTGGCCAGAAGAATGTTAAGCTTGCGTATTTGTTCAGCTCAAAGTCTTTTGCTTTCTTCGAGGTATTCCAATTAGAATATACTAGGAAACCATATTTATCCAATTCCTTTAATAACACAATACGTGAGGAAACTCTCCCACTAGGCAATCTTGcagttgaaaaattggtggCCTCAACAATAATGTCTGAATTAGCAGGTAAGTTGTCTTGGGCTTCTTTAAAccatttattgaattgagCTAAAGGATCTTTATCCACTTCAGTGTCGCCTAAGTGTCCTTTTGTGTATTGGTAAGTTGCTGGAGcaaaaattattggttCTTGGGTGGTAGTTTCCGGATCTTCGCGTCTAGTGTCCGGATTTGCACTGGTCGAGTTAAGGGTCATTTTTCTAATTGATGCAATactattttcaattggtaTACGGTTTTTGGAAACAACTTGCTTGAACATAGATCTGTTGGAACtgaaaaaagtaaaataaaataaaggaaaatatttcagaaggaaaaaaaaaaaaagaaaaaaagatttggtAGAGGTGGTGCTGTGTGTGTGGTATGActattcaaaataatttaacttGCGAAAAATACATAGTAAAAATTAATGTATGTGGAGAAAACTAAGTCTGGACAAACAAATCCCGTCCCCcgaaaaaataaaagacCCGATGCAAAGAAGAGTCAAAAAAGAagtcaaaaataaaagcaCGAATGATCGAAAGAAACCAACAACTTaagtaaaaagaaataataaaatggTTAATGACGAGTTTTTGATGCAACTGACTTGAAAAGGGTGTTGTGCTGATTGAAAAAGACACGGAGTAAGGAGAGATTCTTAGGCGGTGACTGAAATTGTATGACTAGTTAGAACCTTTTATTTTATGGCCATTTtggaaaacaaaatatatgGCATTCCCTTTTTAAATAAGGAATGGGTTTAGTAGCTAATCTATTTGTCAGTTGGGTTCTGATGATTGTATAAAACTACTACTTCAAGAGAAGTACTGAGTGGAAAATAAACTGGTCTTTTCTCTGAACGGCTTTGGGGTTCAGTAGGTCCTGTTCTATGCCAAGACACAATTTACAAGCATTCCAAATAATCAAAGGAATGTGCCGCAAAAATCATATATTTGTATGGGTTTCATGATATAGTTTTAGATCATCATTGTTTTGGTTCcaaaaaactaaataaCCTCCGTATACAACTAAGACTCCgagaggaaaaaaaaagaaaaaaaaaaattttgcaTATTTTTCAGCTGGGTAGGTTCATTGCAACTTTATTGGCAGACTTCGTCATGACAGAACCAAAGAGACGCAAGTACAACAAATCCCGCCGAGCAATATCTACCAATAGCTTTTTAGTTAAGCATCCTTTAAATGTCAAGCCAGGTGGAAACTCATTCATTGCCTCGACTCCCATCctacaaaaacaaagaaaggACTCTTTGGGTGATTTCTGCATATTACCAGATGAGATAATAATGAACATTATTAGTTACATTACTGACATTCcatcattattgaatctATCTCACACATCAAGAATACTCTATGCATTTTTGTATGACGAAGAAATCTGGAAAAGAGTATATTTGCAGAACAATGAACACTATGATACCAAACCATGGCTAGGATCGTGGAGAAGTACTGTGTTGAATATTATAGAAAACAAGGAGTTGTTACAGTTACCTGATAATTTGTTGTGTTCAGATTTGCTATATCGACCTATTCAGTGCTCTCAAATTGATTACACCAAATTATTTCATGAAATTATCagggaagaagaagtatATCATCGAGATGCGATGTTAGGCCAACTTGATGACTTACCAAGAGGTAGAATACAAAGAATCCAAGAATCCAGTTTAAGTTTGGATGAATTTAATGCAAATTATCATTCCTCGCCATTTATCTTAGTGAATTCGGATTCTAACCGTTGGCCAAATTGGAATTTTGACTTGTTATTCCATCGGTTTCCTAATGTGAAATTCAGACAAGAGGCAGTTAGTTGGGATTTGCAAAAATATTCACAATATTTACACAACaataaagatgaaaatCCATTGTACTTGTTTGATTGCAAAAGCGATGCCATGAAAGTTTTGAAGCAAGAATACAAAGTTCCAGAAATATTTCAAGACGATTTATTCACTGTGTTTAACAGTAAACAATTTAATTGCAGACCTGACCACGCCTGGATAATTATGGGGTCTGCTAGATCTGGTTCCACTTTCCACAAAGATCCCAATTCTACTTCTGCCTGGAATGCAGCTATACAAGGCCGGAAATTATGGGTTATGTTGCCTCCTCATATAACACCACCGGGTGTGGGaactgatgaagaagaaagcGAAGTAACGTCTCCAGTTAGTGTAGCAGAATGGGTGATTTCAggttttttcaatgattcaaccaaaattgatgaatgtTTGATTGGAATAACTTTCCCTGGTGAATGTATGTATGTGCCTAGTGGATGGTGGCATACAGTGATAAACATTGACGTCTCAATTGCCATTACTCAAAACTTTGTGCCTAAATCAAAGCTAGCTGaagttttaaattttttgaaaaataaaccGAAACAAATAAGTGGTTTCAGGttaaaagaaatcaaacaatgTTTAGATTTCATTGCTAAAGATAGCAGTGATGAAGTTTTGACTCGATATTTAGAAGCTTTTAATCTGTTGACAGTTGATCTAGAGGAGGATTGTGGTGAGTTACAAGATTTGCCCGATATGCCAATTTTTGAGATTTTCAAGCAATTactaaataataatggcaAAGGtgaaattttaaatgatgCTTTGGAAAAGTTACAAAAGATTgaattaaagaattatGAGCGTGAAACTGGTAAAAGCAAGGCATGGGAGAAATTGACGGAACCAACTAATTCAGGGACTGCtactttttcattcaactttgatgaagaaagtGATAGCGAATAGAACACATATATTAAAGTTTATGCATTTTTTTATAGTAATATAGAACCAATTATGAATTTCCATTATTCACGTCATTCTTACCTTTTTGCAAGTCAACATAATAATATACTATAAGCGAGACAACAACTAAAAACATGTTAGGCAAGAATGGGAATCTATCATCATTGGTTCTGTCTTGAATTACTGCGTTGACCAAGCCACCAATCCAACCACTTGCAATTCCTAATGTTACCTCCAACCCAAAGTATTGTGCTTCGTTTCCCTCTGGTAGCAACAGAGAATATACACACCTATTTAAAGATCTCATTGCTGAGGAAGTGGCCGAATaaaaaacttcaaaaaCCCAAAATTCCCATCTATTCTGATACCCAAGGGGAGTCAATTTATGAATTCCTAAACATCCCCAAAAATTGGCTAATAAACTGACCAGTAGAAAACTATACCCccaatatttgatattgcTGTTCCATTTCTGGTATAAGAACATCCAAACAAGTGATCCCCAGGAGGAACAGATATAAGACATAAAAGTGTAAACAGTATATTCTGCATCGGAATTCCCCAATCCCAACGTTGATCTGAATAGTAAAAGAAACATACTCATAAAGTTATTAAAGCTCACATTCCATATCACCCAAGAAATGCAGTAAAGAAATGCCATTGGATATTTCTGTATATCTTTCaacaagttgaaaaatcttTTAAATGGTAAAACTAGAAAATTGTCAATTCGTTGTTTTCCTTGAACATTGGGAATATATAAAGCTGAGAATAATGATAAACCAATTGTCAAGCAACCAGCAATTGTGATTGCAAGTAAAAAATTATGATATCCTTTCAGTTCAGGTGTACCACTTAAATAGGAAATGATAATGCCAATTACAAGAGCAGTTATACCTCCCAAGTTACCAAGAAATAGCCCTAAAACAGCGACAACCGAACCTCTTTGCATgggattttttttgtctgCTCTCATAAATAAAGGAATATAAGAGCCTTCGAGAATTTGGTAGATggaatcatcaattatcaacaatgaATATAAGATGGATGCGAGTACTAAAGTTTGGTAATCGTTATTTGTTAGACCAATGAAAGGCAAAGCAAGAAACCCATAcacaagaattgaaaatatgaGAAACAGTTTTCTATAATTGGAATAATCAGCTATACCcattaaaaaaatagcaACTACACCTTCAATGGCAGTGGAAACTGCCCTCAAGTATAACACATAGGAGGTGTGATGTACAGTCATAAATCCAAACTTGACATAGCAATCATTTCCCTGTGTGCCACACGGTTGGTTCATTTTAGTTTTACCTACattttttgcaattgattgaattgaagCTGGAATATAAGTTCGACTCATTGAAGCCACTGGTCCAGTAGAATAGCAAAGAAGTAACCATGTATGGAAAATGCTCTTCTTATTCCAAATATTTTCCTGGTTCTTGttgttatcaattgatatttcaTCTTGTGCTTCCAATATGTCTTCAGAATCATTGACACCGGTGTTGCTGATGTGATTATGGTTTACTTTCATTTGTGTTTAATATTGTTTCTTAAAACCAAGTGCTCTATCAACGTATGCATATTTTTAGGGTATATAATATTGTCTATAAATAGAATAATTTAAACACTTCCAAACCATGTGAGCAAATATCCTTGTTCCAAAGTAGGAAAGTATATTACAAATGCTCTGTTCCTAGTTAACTTAAATTGCCTGTCCAgcaaatttcattaaaaaaCGAATTTAGTTTGACTAATTAAGGAATATATATTGTGGTTGCTAAAATCTACGTACTTTTATTTAGAAATTGTCGTCTCCAGCTTGGTCCCCATTTTAATAAGATAACTACAAATACAATTCCCAATATATTGGTTAAACCTAATCCAGTTAAACACCAACCAAATCCCATGGAAGAAATAAGTGGGTCTATTATTGCCGTGCATATGGTAGCAGATATGTTTCGTGCAAAATTGCCAATTGCAACATTTGTTGCTGGCTGTCCAGTAGTGCATTCTGTCAAATAAGTGGTATTTGCAACAAATACCCATGTCATGCCAAAACCGCCCAAAAAAGTAAATATGAATACAGCAACTACATTTGTATGTTTATGGACTGTCCACCCGTAGCCAATCACACCAGTCATAGATATTATTAATCCCAAAAATTGTAATGAGAACCGGTATTCGGGAACATATATGTCAGGATTATGTTTGATTATTTCCGCTCGTATTTTATCAGAAGCCCAACCACCAATCGTGGAACCTATTATTAAAGAGATACCGGGACAGAGATAGCTAGCACTGATTTGTGCATCAGTAAATGAATActcaattttcaaaacatGGGCAAAAGTCACCATTAATCCATAAAATGTTGCAAATAGTAATCCCGAGTTAATTGAACACAACAAAACTGGtttgaattttatcaagatccaataatttttgaaacttGGTTTTGGAGGAACGGGATATCcttcaacaattttcttttgtcgCAAATGTGGCTTGACAATAATTGAAGTATCTTTATAGCAGGCACAATTACCAACAAGATATCTTAAAGTTTCTGGTaagaagaataaaatcatcaaatataCTGCAAAGCCGAAAAGCGCtaaaaaaccaaatatCCATCTCCATTGTCCTTTAGAGGCAATGATTGACAATACGGGTCCCAATACTGGACCCAACTGAGGACCCCACATAAATACCGATATGGCCTTGGCTCTATGTTTTGGCTCTATAATATCAGCAACGGTCCCAGCACCAACTGATATAACACTTGATGCTCCAAATGCTTGTAAAACTCGCAAAATGTATAATCCAACGATGTTTGCTGGAGTTGCTGCCAACAATATATTAGCCAATATGAAGAATATTAATGGTATCAAATATAGGGTTTTCCTCCCACCATAATCGGCCCAGGATGCCCAAATCAATGGTGCTATGGCAAATACAAACATAAATGCCGATACTGTTCCGTTGATCACTTGAGTCGAAACGTGAAATTCATTCTCTAATTGAGGTAAAATAGGAATATAAATGTTTCCTGAAATAGGACCTAAACAACCAGCTATAGTGAcaataccaataataattgttttcCTTTTCAAAGATAAGGCACAATAAGGTGAATCTTGAGAAGTTTGTCCTTCTAAatcattttgtttttcagAATCACTAACACTTTTGCCGTTTTTCAAGTCAgctgttgataatttgttttctgtTTCTGCTTCTGTTTCATTTTGCTTTGGCTCTTCCTTTTTCGGCATAATCTCTGGATTAGTGACACTattcatttgaaaaataattgatagACAAATcgaaaaaagaattaaactTCAACCAATACTGTTTTTACTTCCATGGTCTTTTATTTAGTTATTACTTCTTATTGTAATTGCTCGTCTTTGTCACTCAAAAATTTATACAAATCAAGAGGTACTTGACATGCCATACTATGCCATTAAGGAAACTGTAACTACATCTGGATTTTCATGTTCTACAAATAGGAAGAAGGAAGTGGGAAACAATGATTTACAAATGCTTGGCTTACAGGGGTGTGTTTTCTGTTAGCAAACGCAAGTTATATACTACTATACGGTATTTACTGCATTCTTCATTCAATAAAAGCAAACAAACAAGCAAGTAATTAAACGAAcacaaaaacaagaaaatagGAAACATAAAAACTATAAAGtgtttttatcattatatCCTGACATATTCAGATAAtcttatttattattattattattattattatttttctctttgaTAAAACTTTATAATGATTTAGGAAACTGTAAGcttttcaaaattcaatttcaatcgCAAGGGGCTAATTGGCCCAGCAGGTGTCAATTGTTCTTTCCAATTTGGGTCTAGAGACACTTTATACTCACCTAGAATTGccaataaaaattgtttaactTCAAACAATGCATATTTTTCACCTAAACATGCTCTTTTCCTGCCATGAAATGCGGGCAATTCAGCTGATCTTTTGGCTAACGtaaatttcttgttgatttcatcaatttccaaTCCCCATCGTTCTGGTTTGAAAATATCTGCATCTGATCCCCAGACATTTCTATCCCTTCCCGtaccaaaattattataacCGCAATAAACATTTTTAGGGATAACAATATTGCCCAATTTGGTGATTCTAGTTGTGCATCTATTTATGATTAATCCCAATGGTGGATACATTCTTAGAGTTTCATAAATGACTGAATGAAGGTAaggttttgttgtttctgtttCATTGCGTATTAATTCTTGAACTTGTGGATATTTAGAAACAACATATAATAATGACAACATCAATAGTAATGGATTTTCATGACCAGcaatcattaaaattatgGCATTAtccaaaaattgtttttctgtcaatttttctttgatcAAAGAATCCACCAATTTTGTAGCTGCTGAGTTTGGcaattgtaaattataCTTTTCTATAAGGCTTTGACCATACCATTTACGAAATCCAATCACTTCTCTTCTTGCCTTGAGCCGGCTTGGAATGGGGAAATTGTCAAAATAAGGGAAATTTAAGAAAATGGGATTGAAAATTTGCAGTTTAACATATTTAATCTTCTCATGCATAAGTGATTGTTTATCATCAAGTACATTAAAATTAACGCCAAGAACAGATTCACAAACATTGGCCAAGGAATATTTCTGTAATATATCTGTCACTGAAATAGTGGCTTGATTTGCTGATCCCATTTCGTTATCAAGAAATCGTAACAACTTTTGTGTATTCTTGGaaattggtttcaaatCAGGAAATTGAATACTTTGGGCAACAACATCTCGGTATAATTTCCATAATTCTCCATGAGCACTAATGATATTATCCCCAGTATAAGTTGCTAAAACCGAATTTGGAATCTTGACATGATTGCCACTTTTGGCAAATAcatcttcatttttaaacATTTCAAGTAAGAAATCTGGTTTAGTGATTAAAATATTCNNNNNNNNNNNNNNNNNNNNNNNNNNNNNNNNNNNNNNNNNNNNNNNNNNNNNNNNNNNNNNNNNNNNNNNNNNNNNNNNNNNNNNNNNNNNNNNNNNNNNNNNNNNNNNNNNNTATTTCTAGGGAAATTGAATGGTGGGAAAACTATCtccaaaattaaataaagtaAATAGGTGAATCCTCCAATAAAGATATATTTCAATAGTTGAAACATTGAGactttcaatttaaattttggCTATGGCAMaaacaaacaaacaaccaaaaaatttcaaaaaaaaaaacgataATGAAATGATCTGTTTCAATATTGCCtgtttttaaaataaagaaaccaatttaatttgtcaatttgttcaaGGGGAAAGAGCAAGGCtagtattatttgtttgattcTTTAAAATAACAGGATTGGGGGTCTTGGAACTTTCATTGTctatttttagttttcaaattttagattgatttgttttttgtttttttcttgtaagATTGGCTGCAACttccccaaaaaaaaggagtTGCAAATATAAATTCGTGCATATTGGTAACAAACTATCACAGGTACATCAAAGCACATTCAAACTTGTATCATAAGTTTTTACTTTCCGAATagtctttttcttttaaataaatgaataacAATGCTTTGGGGAAGATAAAAAGTTAGATTTTGCAAGTACAATCATAATGGCATAGCAATGCGTTTACTGTAGATACTTTGTTTTTGGATTGAATAGGGAAagggaaagaaaaagaaatcccTTGACAAAACGAAAATGGGAGCTCCCTCTTCAATTGTGATTCTGGTATAACCGATTCtcttaaaaaaaattccgATTAGTTATATAAAAAGGCCAAGCCTAGATTATCGAAATCTCTTACCCTTATtcgttttgttttttttttttctaaagAAAGTGACTAGGTACACCTATAGGGCCAttggttttaatttttttttcttgttttctttatcGAAACTATGAAATCGTCTTCGAGTTTATCGTTGAATTCAAATACAAGCAGTAATACCACTGTTGATACAGATTCATTTgaacaaaagaaacaacaaatagTGAAACAAGATCCCAAAACAATTTATGAATGTATTCGTTTGATATATACCAGAAACAATTCTGAATTTTTAAGTTATCGCTgttataataattttgaagttggcaatattttcaatgtaatttccaaaaatgAACTAAATCGGAGATATTTCCAAAATGGTTTGactcaattgaaaattgatgatgaaagCTATTTTTGGGAAAAGCAGGCTGAACCAGAAATTTGGCAAGGATTGATTACTATTCAGTTTGATGTTAgtgattttgattattggtttattaatttgttGGCTACTCTGGCTAGagtttattttcaaaagcatcaaaatattaatgattatgatgTGTATACAAAAATGGTTGCAAATACTTTTGCTAGTGAGTTGAAACACACTGTTGAAAATGATCAATGGGAATCAGTGGGGGAAGCATTTTTCAGTAAAagtattgattttttcacttCACGTTGGCAACCACTAGAAGCTGTATTACCAGCGTTCCCATGTAAATCAtctaatattgaaaaagttgcTGGAGATATGCCAGATAAAGGAGAAGAGTTGGCACTTTCTCgattaattcaatttgcTGATTCAATTGCAAAAATATATCCTCCtggtattattatttggattGTTAGTGACGGTCATGTGTTTAGTGATTGTATTGGAGTTGATGATTCTAAGGTTAATCGATATTTCCAGGGGTTGCAAAATTTGTATCagaatttgaaaccaaaaGATTCTAACCCTATACGTTTTTGTTCTTTGCCAGAAATTTTCAAGTGTTTTGGAAACTCTGGTTTTGATGTTGGTTGGGTTGAGAATGTTACTTTGGGACATCATCTTCACactgaaattgatgaacaATCTGAATTTTGTAGAAAGATATTGGTTTCTTCCTGTGATACTGATTGTGGAAAATTAAGACAAGATATAACAACAACGGGACATCCCAGATTATCTTTATTTAGAGGgttttccaaatttatGACGGAGGATTTGGCCCTTCATCCGACAACATCTCATTTGACAaggaaaaaatttaaaaaaattgttgccAAAATTGCTTTTGAAATGATTAAGCGAAATGATGCCTATTCTAATTTGGTTGAATTAATGTTCCCATTTCATTTaagattttcaattcatgCTCATTGTAATTCAGGTCCTAAATTTGGTATTTCTTTGTTATCTAAAACTGGTGATAATCAATGTCGTCCTATTAATACCATCCAAGACCATAAAGAACCTAGAAATACGGATTTGTTACATATACCAACCCCATGGCATAATTCAGTtgttaaaattgataattgcgatatttatttcattatcaaatcaaataaagtTGAGGAAGAAATACGTAAGGGTAATGGTAGTGGTGGGTGGGATCCTAATAACCTTcattatattttctttagtAATCAATagtataaataataaaaaaaaccaattaATCAACTTGAgatatttttctttgtgTGGTTGTAAAGTTTTAAATCACTGACGATAAAGGGGATgtagaaagaaagaaatgtGCGCGTGTGTTTAGTGTGACGAGTGTTGGAATCAAACGTTTATGTAAACAcgaatgaaaaaaaaaaacagacttgaaaaaaaaaaattggtgatTTAGGTAAACTCCTCTTATATCAGATCAACTCTACAATAATTATCTATTATGGGACCTTCACCATTACAAATCAAAGTTAATGCTTTGAAAAGATTaattaaagaagaaaaattgagtAAACAAGAAGTTGCtgaacaagaacaacatATTAATCAAATGAAGGCAAATAATGCTGACGAATATGAGttaaagaaacaaattcaaGTTTTAGAAGAATCCCAGAGAATGGTACCAGAAGTCACCAAAAAAGTAGCTGAATATAGACAAGctttaaaagaatttttagACTCTTATAAAGGTGATGAAGACGTTACTGAAGCCAAAGAATTACTTTAATACTGTGTGTGTGtacaattttcttttacaataaaaatatttaatataatataatataatataaattgaaaatttaataatttaattacttattttgttttttctcTTATATTCACAATTAAATAGGtactttgatttttgattatcAATTCTTTGGGAAATATTAGCTTTTCTCTTAATGTTCCAATATAGTCAAGTTACCAGTAACCACAACATTTTCTAAGATAGCACCATTTGGAATATCAATTTTGTCACCATCATTACAAACAATAATCACTGTTCCTTTCAATTGAACGCCTTTACCAATTGTAACATTACCTGTAATGGTCAAATGatccaattccaaaatCTTTGGAATGTAAGGAATTCTAGATTGGAATCCACTGACTTTCTTGAAATGAGAACCCAATTTAATCAATGGGTTAGAGAACCCATCTCTAGTTGGATCTAATACCAAAGCACCGTGTTCTAAGTAGAATAAATCGGATTTGACTAGTAACAAATCAGAACAGGTTTTAACTGGTAAGAATCTTGATCTTGGAACAACAACCCCGTGGGCACCTTTAAAGTGTCTGATGGCTGCACCAACGGCAGTTTCCAATTGCAACACATTGATATCTGATTTGCCATGAGAAATAGTCTTTTGGTTTGGAATGATTTCCACTTCAATGGCATTAGCTTCGACTAATTTCTTGATGGCTCTCAAGTTGATCCACAAGTTATTAGTGTTAaagtatttgaattttttaatacTCTTGAATTCTTCAACGTGTTCTTTTGGAACTTGAGCAATTTCCAATAATCTCACTTCACCttgataattgattaaagtACCCCCTTTAACATCAGCTCTGGTCTTAGGAGTCAATTCCATTATATATTCAGCACCAGTTTCAATCATGTGGTCCAAAATCTTGGAGTCAACGGTGGCACCCAAATTATCACCATTAGAAACAAATAAGATTTCTCTTCCTTGAGCTAACAAGGCATCCAATTCACCAGATTGAACCAAAGCTTCAAACAAATCACCATGACCTGGAGGATACCAAGCTTCAAGAGAGTCATCAAATGATTCTGGAACTGGAAGTAAAGAATCTTTGTAAATTCTTGGGAATCTGGATTGGTTAAAAGTTTTCACTCTGATTCTGTGGCTTTGATATTTCTTAATGATCTTTTCAGTGTCAGCATCAGTGTTGAAAGAGttcattaacaataatggAACATCGGCATCATACTTTCTGTTCAAGTGTTCAATTTGTCTGACAGCCAAATCCAAGAAATTGTTACCATCTCTAACTTCAATGACTGATTTAGGACCAACACATCCCATGGAAGTACCTAAACCAccattcaatttcaaaactgCCAATTTAGATAAATTAGCAGAGTTGTTGGCACTGTTCAAGTCACCGtattcaacaacttcatCGGAAGATGGAGATCTGATTTTATCCCAATCCAAAGTGGATCCTGATGCCTTTTCAGTTAAATATCTTCTGAACAAAGTAAAGAAATTGTCCATTTCATTTTCGAATCTGGTTGTTTGTTCTGGGTTTTCAACAGTATCAGCCAAGTTGTTCAATGCATTACGCATTTGAGAGGCAGTAACATTGGTTGCAGTGTTGTCAAATGCCTATAGTGAAACAAGTGTTAGttaacaaaaaatattctttcACTAGGGAatagcaacaacaaattgttcATCCCAGATAGGGGGtgaaccaaaaaaaaaaataacaaaaagtGTTGCGTTCACGGTATAATAATACATACATATGTTGATTGTGATTTTGCATGTCTTTTTCCTGTAGTTGCcattttga from Candida albicans SC5314 chromosome R, complete sequence encodes:
- the DIT2 gene encoding putative cytochrome (Monooxygenase of the cytochrome P450 family; produces N,N'-bisformyl dityrosine from N-formyltyrosine; regulated by Nrg1, Mig1, and Tup1; role in chlamydospore formation; Spider biofilm induced), which gives rise to MFKNEDVFAKSGNHVKIPNSVLATYTGDNIISAHGELWKLYRDVVAQSIQFPDLKPISKNTQKLLRFLDNEMGSANQATISVTDILQKYSLANVCESVLGVNFNVLDDKQSLMHEKIKYVKSQIFNPIFLNFPYFDNFPIPSRLKARREVIGFRKWYGQSLIEKYNLQLPNSAATKLVDSLIKEKLTEKQFLDNAIILMIAGHENPLLLMLSLLYVVSKYPQVQELIRNETETTKPYLHSVIYETLRMYPPLGLIINRCTTRITKLGNIVIPKNVYCGYNNFGTGRDRNVWGSDADIFKPERWGLEIDEINKKFTLAKRSAELPAFHGRKRACLGEKYALFEVKQFLLAILGEYKVSLDPNWKEQLTPAGPISPLRLKLNFEKLTVS
- the UGP1 gene encoding UTP glucose-1-phosphate uridylyltransferase (UTP-glucose-1-phosphaturidyl transferase; localizes to yeast, not hyphal cell surface; Hog1-repressed; stationary phase enriched; induced in oralpharyngeal candidasis; rat catheter biofilm repressed; Bcr1-repressed in RPMI a/a biofilms); translation: MATTGKRHAKSQSTYAFDNTATNVTASQMRNALNNLADTVENPEQTTRFENEMDNFFTLFRRYLTEKASGSTLDWDKIRSPSSDEVVEYGDLNSANNSANLSKLAVLKLNGGLGTSMGCVGPKSVIEVRDGNNFLDLAVRQIEHLNRKYDADVPLLLMNSFNTDADTEKIIKKYQSHRIRVKTFNQSRFPRIYKDSLLPVPESFDDSLEAWYPPGHGDLFEALVQSGELDALLAQGREILFVSNGDNLGATVDSKILDHMIETGAEYIMELTPKTRADVKGGTLINYQGEVRLLEIAQVPKEHVEEFKSIKKFKYFNTNNLWINLRAIKKLVEANAIEVEIIPNQKTISHGKSDINVLQLETAVGAAIRHFKGAHGVVVPRSRFLPVKTCSDLLLVKSDLFYLEHGALVLDPTRDGFSNPLIKLGSHFKKVSGFQSRIPYIPKILELDHLTITGNVTIGKGVQLKGTVIIVCNDGDKIDIPNGAILENVVVTGNLTILEH
- a CDS encoding uncharacterized protein (Protein involved in microtubule morphogenesis; required for protection from excess free beta-tubulin; possibly involved the beta-tubulin folding; Spider biofilm repressed) — its product is MGPSPLQIKVNALKRLIKEEKLSKQEVAEQEQHINQMKANNADEYELKKQIQVLEESQRMVPEVTKKVAEYRQALKEFLDSYKGDEDVTEAKELL
- the DIT1 gene encoding Dit1p (Ortholog(s) have catalytic activity and role in ascospore wall assembly), whose protein sequence is MKSSSSLSLNSNTSSNTTVDTDSFEQKKQQIVKQDPKTIYECIRLIYTRNNSEFLSYRCYNNFEVGNIFNVISKNELNRRYFQNGLTQLKIDDESYFWEKQAEPEIWQGLITIQFDVSDFDYWFINLLATSARVYFQKHQNINDYDVYTKMVANTFASELKHTVENDQWESVGEAFFSKSIDFFTSRWQPLEAVLPAFPCKSSNIEKVAGDMPDKGEELALSRLIQFADSIAKIYPPGIIIWIVSDGHVFSDCIGVDDSKVNRYFQGLQNLYQNLKPKDSNPIRFCSLPEIFKCFGNSGFDVGWVENVTLGHHLHTEIDEQSEFCRKILVSSCDTDCGKLRQDITTTGHPRLSLFRGFSKFMTEDLALHPTTSHLTRKKFKKIVAKIAFEMIKRNDAYSNLVELMFPFHLRFSIHAHCNSGPKFGISLLSKTGDNQCRPINTIQDHKEPRNTDLLHIPTPWHNSVVKIDNCDIYFIIKSNKVEEEIRKGNGSGGWDPNNLHYIFFSNQ